A single genomic interval of Armigeres subalbatus isolate Guangzhou_Male chromosome 1, GZ_Asu_2, whole genome shotgun sequence harbors:
- the LOC134206859 gene encoding uncharacterized protein LOC134206859: MWSDSKTVLSWIHSDHRRYKQFVAFRIGEIHSLTKIAEWRWVPTKCNAADALTKWEKAHSMHSDAAWFRGPGFLYQPEDCWPKQDSIAPNVAEEVRACVQFHDIAITMSIVDLQRFSKWRVLVRTVACVYRFASNCRRKKDGFKIEAVPTTEAVKKAVIKTVRSTTVPLKREEYQKAEAYLWRSAQADCFGDEIRTIKKNRQLPLQQQQQLEKSSSLHNLSPFLDTEDVLRMEGRAAQGSSLPFELRFPIILPKQHLVTDKLLEYYHHRVAHGNVESAVNEIRQMFSIQNLRAELKQIGKSCMWCKVKKCRARTPRMAPLPVSRVTPGLPPFSHTGVDFCGPITVTVGRRSEKRYICLFTCMTTRAVHLEVAHSLTTQACLMAIRRFVCRRGKPLEFYSDNGTNFQAASKAIVKQIGEECEDEFTDSRTRWNFNPPSAPHMGGVWERLVRSLKAALTVLNDGRTITDEVLLTTIAEAEDLINSRPLTYVGLEPGTEEALTPNHFVRGVGTIGEEHSVPPTSEAEALRDRYKRSQRLADKLWARWVSEYLPSINYRAKWHTDVPPIASGDLVYIADDAVRKSWIRGIVLDVYPGRTAEFDKRWCRRLRVSLGGR, from the coding sequence ATGTGGTCCGATTCGAAGACCGTACTCTCGTGGATCCACTCCGACCACCGTCGTTATAAACAGTTCGTGGCGTTCCGGATCGGAGAGATACACAGCTTAACGAAAATAGCGGAATGGCGTTGGGTGCCGACTAAGTGCAATGCGGCCGACGCGTTAACGAAGTGGGAGAAGGCGCACAGCATGCATTCCGATGCTGCGTGGTTCCGCGGCCCTGGATTCCTCTACCAGCCGGAGGATTGTTGGCCGAAGCAGGACAGCATCGCACCAAACGTTGCCGAGGAGGTTCGAGCGTGTGTCCAGTTCCACGATATCGCCATCACCATGTCGATAGTAGATCTGCAACGATTTTCTAAGTGGAGGGTATTAGTGCGGACGGTGGCATGCGTCTATCGGTTCGCGTCGAACTGTCGAAGGAAAAAAGATGGATTCAAGATCGAAGCAGTTCCAACTACAGAAGCGGTGAAGAAGGCGGTTATAAAAACTGTACGATCGACGACGGTACCGTTGAAACGTGAAGAGTACCAGAAGGCGGAGGCGTACCTCTGGCGGTCAGCCCAGGCCGATTGTTTTGGCGACGAAATCAGGACGATCAAAAAGAACCGGCAGCTACCgttacagcagcagcagcaattaGAGAAGAGTAGCAGTTTGCACAACCTGAGTCCGTTCCTAGACACCGAGGACGTACTGCGAATGGAAGGTAGAGCAGCGCAAGGTTCGTCGCTGCCGTTCGAGCTTCGATTCCCAATAATTCTACCGAAACAGCATCTGGTGACTGACAAGCTGCTAGAATACTACCATCACCGAGTAGCACATGGAAACGTGGAGTCTGCCGTCAACGAAATCCGGCAAATGTTCAGCATTCAGAACCTGCGAGCAGAGTTGAAGCAGATCGGGAAGTCTTGCATGTGGTGCAAGGTGAAGAAATGCCGAGCGAGGACACCGAGAATGGCTCCATTGCCGGTGTCGCGCGTCACGCCGGGACTACCACCGTTCAGCCACACCGGCGTGGACTTCTGCGGCCCAATCACAGTTACAGTCGGTCGAAGATCGGAGAAGCGGTACATCTGTTTGTTTACCTGCATGACTACGAGAGCTGTCCACCTTGAAGTCGCTCACAGCCTGACGACTCAAGCGTGCTTGATGGCCATTCGAAGGTTCGTGTGCCGCCGAGGAAAACCGTTGGAATTCTACTCCGACAACGGCACGAACTTTCAAGCTGCAAGCAAGGCGATTGTGAAGCAAATCGGAGAAGAATGTGAGGACGAATTCACGGATTCCAGAACCCGCTGGAACTTCAACCCCCCCAGCGCACCTCACATGGGTGGTGTCTGGGAGCGATTGGTCCGCTCCCTGAAGGCAGCATTAACCGTGCTAAACGACGGGAGAACAATAACCGACGAAGTGTTGCTGACGACGATTGCAGAGGCTGAAGACCTAATCAATTCCCGGCCGTTGACATACGTCGGCCTGGAACCGGGAACAGAAGAAGCGTTGACGCCAAATCATTTTGTTCGTGGCGTCGGAACGATTGGGGAGGAACATTCTGTTCCACCTACGAGCGAAGCCGAAGCGCTTCGAGACCGATACAAGCGGTCACAGCGTTTGGCGGACAAACTATGGGCTCGGTGGGTGTCCGAGTATTTGCCGTCGATAAATTATCGGGCTAAGTGGCATACTGACGTGCCACCAATAGCAAGCGGTGATCTGGTGTACATCGCGGACGACGCAGTGCGGAAGAGCTGGATCCGCGGCATCGTGCTAGATGTCTACCCGGGGCGGACGGCCGAATTCGACAAGCGATGGTGCAGACGGTTAAGGGTAAGTTTAGGAGGCCGGTGA